One window of the Haloarcula halobia genome contains the following:
- a CDS encoding DUF5779 family protein, whose translation MSDFEGLDLQAVEDQMDVDADASGSNRVVLGVLDGRTDDQEWIDAVDGGAVLVLNVEGDLNELASGFARPITEAGGELMHFRGFLVVTPPGVSIDTDRLN comes from the coding sequence ATGAGTGATTTCGAGGGGCTCGACCTGCAGGCCGTCGAGGACCAGATGGACGTCGACGCCGACGCCAGCGGGAGCAACCGCGTGGTCCTGGGCGTCCTCGACGGGCGGACGGACGACCAGGAGTGGATCGACGCCGTCGACGGCGGGGCCGTCCTCGTCTTGAACGTCGAGGGGGACCTGAACGAGCTCGCGTCGGGGTTCGCCCGTCCGATAACCGAGGCCGGGGGCGAACTCATGCACTTTCGCGGGTTCCTCGTCGTCACGCCCCCCGGCGTCAGCATCGACACCGACCGCCTGAACTGA
- a CDS encoding M24 family metallopeptidase, with amino-acid sequence MDPDLSRLDTYLDDSGADGYFVDADSTLSDQFYLSGFDAPDPFMTLYDGETHLLFPRSLEFGRAKRESRADTVQRYVDFDHADHIEAHGVEAAVAYVLADFLRSYDVDHVAVPPRFPLKTADGLRDRGIEVTPDTDGIVTQIRATKTDAEVEHVRTAQRANEAAMAAAEDLLRSASVRDDGTLEADGEVLTSERVKTEIEVTLLRAGCSLDDTIVACGNDAADPHDRGSGPLSADEAIVVDIFPRDKATKYHADMTRTFVKGEPSETIAEWYDLTERAMDAAYDVLEAGVTGETVHDAVCDVYEEAGLPTLRSDERAETGFIHSTGHGVGLDVHELPRVSPDGEELRPGHVVTVEPGLYDPDVGGVRIEDLVLVTEDGYENLTDYEKRLVV; translated from the coding sequence GCCTCGACACGTATCTCGACGATAGCGGTGCGGACGGCTACTTCGTCGACGCGGACTCGACGCTCTCAGATCAGTTCTACCTCTCGGGGTTCGACGCTCCCGACCCGTTCATGACCCTGTACGACGGCGAGACGCACCTCCTCTTCCCGCGCAGCCTCGAGTTCGGCCGCGCCAAGCGGGAGTCGCGGGCCGACACCGTCCAGCGATACGTCGACTTCGACCACGCCGACCACATCGAGGCACACGGCGTCGAAGCGGCGGTCGCCTACGTCCTGGCCGACTTCCTGCGCTCGTACGACGTCGATCACGTCGCGGTCCCGCCGCGCTTCCCGCTGAAGACGGCCGACGGGCTCCGGGACCGTGGCATCGAAGTGACCCCCGACACCGACGGCATCGTCACCCAGATCCGGGCCACGAAGACCGACGCGGAGGTCGAACACGTCCGGACCGCACAGCGGGCTAACGAGGCGGCGATGGCCGCCGCCGAGGACCTCCTGCGCTCGGCGTCGGTCCGGGACGATGGCACGCTCGAGGCCGACGGGGAGGTGCTGACCAGCGAGCGCGTCAAGACCGAGATCGAGGTCACGCTCCTGCGGGCGGGGTGTTCGCTCGACGATACGATCGTCGCCTGTGGAAACGACGCGGCGGACCCCCACGACCGCGGGAGCGGCCCGCTCTCGGCCGACGAGGCCATCGTCGTCGACATCTTTCCCCGGGACAAGGCGACGAAGTACCACGCCGACATGACCCGGACGTTCGTGAAAGGCGAGCCCAGCGAGACCATCGCCGAGTGGTACGACCTGACCGAGCGGGCCATGGACGCTGCCTACGACGTGCTCGAGGCGGGCGTGACCGGGGAGACCGTCCACGACGCCGTCTGTGACGTCTACGAGGAGGCCGGCCTGCCGACGCTCCGGAGCGACGAGCGGGCCGAGACGGGGTTCATCCACAGCACCGGCCACGGCGTCGGTCTCGACGTCCACGAGCTCCCACGCGTCTCCCCCGACGGCGAGGAACTGCGGCCGGGTCACGTCGTGACCGTGGAACCGGGGCTCTACGACCCCGACGTGGGCGGGGTCCGCATCGAGGACCTGGTTCTGGTCACCGAGGACGGATACGAGAACCTGACCGACTACGAGAAGCGCCTGGTCGTCTGA
- a CDS encoding formate/nitrite transporter family protein yields the protein MSDIDRTDSDESLREAVERSRSGAPAVGSVVRDRFSSDEVFQRIVAAADEEITSGSRELFFSALAAGFAITITFMLYVSMKTSTGSDPVLSAMLYPLGFIYIIIGGYQLYTENTLPPVALTLERLASVPALLRNWVVVLTGNFTGGAMGAAALAFGGVLSPEAATVAAAIAREGVDTAWWSLFSKAAFAGLIVAGVVWVEYAARDTISRLVVVYLAFLAIPLGGLYHSVVSFTEMIYLVLHGDIALGVGLAEFVLPVLLGNTVGGVVLVTVVNYFQTTEERLASARFEGAERQLSIPEWTLGSLAGRSYVPLLDEEDAPAVADDDGYRILVPILNPRTEGDLVRLACLLGSDRPDAVVSPVHIVQTPTGRRGYGSSERKQIVDESNRLMADLADVAADYDVDYESATVVSQRSFEALFEVARRNQADLVVMQWDDDRVWGAARASRSLSDLTRELPCDFLVLKNRGFDPSRILLPIEAGRNCELSAQVGRTLRSVAGADLSLLHVVDGPDEREAGEAFLERWAREHDIEDATRTVDDSGDVETAIAREARSRSLVIVGATERGLLTRLVHDSLNLSVVDDLECSVLLTERATPRSLTERLFGRR from the coding sequence ATGAGCGATATCGACAGGACTGACAGCGACGAATCGCTGCGCGAGGCCGTCGAGCGGTCCCGGAGCGGCGCACCCGCCGTCGGCAGCGTCGTCAGGGACCGGTTCTCCTCGGACGAGGTCTTCCAGCGCATCGTCGCCGCGGCGGACGAGGAGATAACGTCGGGCTCTCGGGAGCTGTTCTTCAGTGCCCTCGCGGCCGGGTTCGCCATCACCATCACCTTCATGCTCTACGTCTCGATGAAGACCTCGACCGGATCGGACCCGGTCCTGAGCGCGATGCTGTACCCGCTGGGGTTCATCTACATCATCATCGGCGGCTACCAGCTGTACACGGAGAACACGCTGCCGCCCGTGGCGCTGACGCTCGAGCGCCTGGCCAGCGTTCCGGCGCTCCTGCGCAACTGGGTCGTCGTCCTGACGGGGAACTTCACCGGCGGCGCGATGGGGGCCGCCGCGCTCGCGTTCGGCGGCGTCCTCTCCCCGGAGGCCGCGACGGTCGCGGCCGCCATCGCACGCGAGGGGGTCGACACCGCCTGGTGGAGCCTGTTCAGCAAGGCCGCCTTCGCCGGGCTCATCGTCGCCGGCGTCGTCTGGGTGGAGTACGCCGCCCGGGACACCATTTCACGCCTCGTGGTGGTCTACCTGGCCTTCCTCGCGATTCCGCTAGGGGGGCTGTACCACTCGGTCGTCTCCTTCACCGAGATGATCTACCTGGTGTTGCACGGCGACATCGCGCTCGGAGTGGGCCTCGCGGAGTTCGTCCTCCCGGTGTTGCTCGGCAACACCGTCGGCGGCGTCGTGCTCGTGACCGTGGTCAACTACTTCCAGACGACCGAGGAGCGCCTCGCGTCGGCCCGGTTCGAGGGTGCGGAACGACAGCTCTCGATACCGGAGTGGACGCTCGGGAGCCTCGCCGGGCGTTCCTACGTGCCGCTGCTCGACGAGGAGGATGCCCCGGCCGTGGCCGACGACGACGGGTACCGGATTCTCGTCCCCATCCTGAACCCGCGGACCGAAGGCGACCTGGTCCGGTTGGCCTGTCTGCTGGGGAGCGACCGGCCGGACGCGGTCGTCTCCCCGGTCCACATCGTCCAGACGCCCACCGGTCGGCGGGGATACGGCTCGTCGGAGCGCAAGCAGATCGTCGACGAGTCGAACAGGCTGATGGCGGACCTGGCTGACGTCGCCGCCGACTACGACGTCGACTACGAGAGCGCCACGGTCGTCTCCCAGCGCTCGTTCGAGGCACTCTTCGAAGTCGCCCGCCGGAACCAGGCTGACCTGGTCGTGATGCAGTGGGACGACGACCGGGTGTGGGGTGCCGCGAGGGCCTCCCGGTCGCTCAGCGACCTGACTCGCGAACTCCCCTGTGACTTCCTCGTCCTCAAGAACCGCGGGTTCGACCCCTCGCGCATCCTGCTGCCGATCGAAGCCGGGCGAAACTGCGAGCTGAGCGCGCAAGTCGGGCGCACGCTCCGGTCGGTGGCCGGCGCCGACCTCTCGCTGTTGCACGTCGTCGACGGTCCCGACGAACGCGAGGCGGGGGAGGCGTTCCTCGAACGCTGGGCGCGCGAGCATGACATCGAGGACGCGACGCGAACGGTCGACGACTCGGGCGACGTGGAGACGGCCATCGCCCGCGAGGCCCGCTCGCGCTCGCTCGTCATCGTCGGGGCGACCGAGCGGGGGCTCCTCACGCGTCTCGTCCACGATTCGCTGAACCTCTCGGTCGTCGACGACCTCGAGTGTTCGGTGTTGCTCACCGAGCGGGCGACGCCCCGGTCGCTCACCGAGCGGCTGTTCGGCCGGCGCTGA
- a CDS encoding VOC family protein, with translation MLSAPAWLTLEVKDADRAAAFYDAFLELDVREASESEAVLAAGDTDLRLRAPGAVPRGGLHTHYALTVPDSEYDDWYERLDGQFDLVEETFGDDRSLYFYDPEGNCVELGERAHEGRGVTGLFELVLEVEQLPAAVEFYTALGFDVVDDDRESGRVRCTTGDLDLELWAPRLGIADARGGVHVDFGVVAEDPESTARAVADEALAVTTVDEGVRIRDRDGHYLTLVDE, from the coding sequence ATGCTCTCTGCCCCGGCCTGGCTGACCCTCGAGGTGAAGGACGCCGACCGCGCGGCGGCGTTCTACGACGCCTTCCTCGAACTCGACGTCCGCGAGGCGTCCGAGTCCGAGGCCGTCCTCGCGGCGGGTGACACCGACCTCCGGCTCCGTGCCCCGGGAGCGGTCCCCCGTGGCGGCCTGCACACCCACTACGCGCTGACCGTGCCCGACAGCGAGTACGACGACTGGTACGAGCGCCTCGACGGACAGTTCGACCTGGTCGAGGAGACGTTCGGCGACGACCGCTCGCTGTACTTCTACGACCCCGAGGGCAACTGCGTCGAACTCGGCGAGCGCGCCCACGAGGGACGTGGCGTCACCGGGTTGTTCGAACTCGTCCTCGAGGTCGAACAGCTCCCGGCCGCCGTCGAGTTCTACACCGCACTGGGCTTCGACGTGGTCGACGACGACCGGGAGTCCGGGCGGGTCAGGTGCACCACCGGCGACCTGGACCTGGAACTGTGGGCGCCGCGACTGGGTATCGCCGATGCCCGCGGGGGCGTCCACGTCGACTTCGGCGTGGTCGCCGAGGACCCGGAGTCGACGGCGCGGGCGGTCGCCGACGAGGCGCTCGCGGTGACGACCGTCGACGAGGGCGTCCGGATACGCGACCGGGACGGCCACTACCTGACGCTGGTCGACGAGTAG
- a CDS encoding ribbon-helix-helix domain-containing protein — MADYTTVSIPKDLADRVEETIEGTSFSSTSDLVRFLLRSIVVQHQREGELTEAEFQDITDQLRDLGYLE, encoded by the coding sequence ATGGCCGATTACACCACGGTCTCTATCCCGAAAGACCTCGCCGACCGCGTCGAGGAGACCATCGAGGGGACCAGTTTCTCGAGCACGTCCGACCTCGTCCGCTTCCTGCTCCGGAGCATCGTCGTCCAGCACCAGCGCGAGGGCGAGCTCACCGAGGCGGAGTTCCAGGACATCACCGACCAGCTGCGCGACCTGGGCTACCTGGAGTAG
- a CDS encoding LeuA family protein encodes MLRRIEFFQGTLDSTSEITDARIFDTTLRDGEQSPRTSFNYEDKREIAALLDEMGTHVIEAGFPVNSDAEFEAVRDIAESTRGTTCGLARVVEKDIEAALDSGVDMVHTFVSTSDVQLQDSMHATRQEALDAAIECIERVTEAGVECMFSPMDATRTSEEFLIEVIEETSAAGADWINIPDTVGVATPRRFYDLIEIVDAHTDARIDVHTHDDFGFASANAISGFEAGASQAQVSVNGIGERAGNAAYEEVVMALESLYDVDTGIDTTRITELSRMVEEKSNIPVPANKPIVGSNAFSHESGIHAAGVIENSDTFEPGVMTPEMVGSERELVLGKHTGTHSVRERLQDAGYAPTDAEVREVTRRVKDYGAEKQQVTMTELERFAKELGVDEEQEEVRA; translated from the coding sequence ATTCTCCGGCGGATCGAGTTCTTCCAGGGCACACTGGATTCCACGTCTGAGATAACAGACGCACGCATTTTCGACACCACGCTGCGCGACGGTGAACAGTCGCCACGCACGTCGTTCAACTACGAGGACAAACGCGAGATAGCCGCGCTGCTGGACGAGATGGGTACCCACGTCATCGAGGCCGGGTTCCCCGTCAACTCCGACGCGGAGTTCGAGGCAGTGCGCGACATCGCCGAGTCCACCCGGGGGACGACCTGCGGACTGGCACGTGTTGTCGAGAAAGACATCGAGGCGGCGCTGGACTCCGGCGTCGACATGGTCCACACGTTCGTCTCGACGTCGGACGTACAGTTGCAAGACTCCATGCACGCCACCCGGCAGGAGGCGCTCGACGCTGCCATCGAGTGCATCGAGCGCGTCACGGAGGCCGGCGTCGAGTGCATGTTCTCGCCGATGGACGCCACCCGGACCTCTGAGGAGTTCCTCATCGAGGTCATCGAGGAGACGTCCGCGGCGGGTGCAGACTGGATCAACATCCCGGACACCGTCGGCGTGGCGACGCCCCGGCGGTTCTACGACCTCATCGAGATCGTCGACGCACACACGGACGCCCGCATCGACGTGCACACGCACGACGACTTCGGCTTCGCGTCGGCCAACGCCATCTCCGGCTTCGAGGCCGGCGCGAGCCAGGCCCAGGTGTCGGTCAACGGCATCGGCGAACGGGCCGGTAACGCGGCCTACGAGGAGGTCGTGATGGCACTGGAGTCACTCTACGACGTCGACACCGGCATCGACACGACCCGCATCACCGAGCTGTCACGGATGGTCGAGGAGAAGTCCAACATCCCGGTGCCGGCCAACAAGCCCATCGTGGGCTCGAACGCGTTCTCCCACGAGAGCGGCATCCACGCCGCCGGCGTCATCGAGAACTCCGACACGTTCGAGCCGGGCGTGATGACCCCCGAGATGGTGGGTTCCGAGCGCGAACTGGTGCTCGGGAAGCACACCGGGACCCACTCGGTGCGCGAACGGCTGCAGGACGCCGGCTACGCCCCCACCGATGCCGAGGTCCGCGAGGTGACCCGCCGCGTCAAAGACTACGGCGCGGAGAAACAGCAGGTCACGATGACCGAGCTGGAGCGGTTCGCCAAGGAGCTCGGCGTCGACGAGGAGCAAGAGGAGGTCCGGGCGTAG